One stretch of Prionailurus viverrinus isolate Anna chromosome C1, UM_Priviv_1.0, whole genome shotgun sequence DNA includes these proteins:
- the CHRNG gene encoding acetylcholine receptor subunit gamma, giving the protein MYRGQGLPLLLPLLAVCLGAQGRNQEERLLADLMHNYDPHLRPAERDSDVVNVSLKLTLTNLISLNEREEALTTNVWIEMQWCDYRLRWDPQDYEGLWVLRVPSTMVWRPDVVLENNVDGVFEVALYCNVLVSPDGCVYWLPPAIFRSSCPVSVTYFPFDWQNCSLVFQSQTYSTNEINLQLSQEDGQTIEWIFIDPEAFTENGEWAIRHRPAKMLLDVEAPAEEAGHQKVVFYLLIQRKPLFYIINIIAPCVLISSVAILIYFLPAKAGGQKCTVAINVLLAQTVFLFLVAKKVPETSQAVPLISKYLTFLLVVTILIVVNAVVVLNVSLRSPHTHSMARRVRKVFLRLLPQLLRMHVRPLVPVAVQDTGRRLQNGSSPGWSITAGEEAALCLPRSELLFRQRQRNGLVRAALEKLEKGPEPGQSRELCGSLEQAAPAIQACVEACNLIALAHHQQSHFDSGSEEWFLVGRVLDRVCFLAMLSLFVCGTAGIFLMAHYNQVPPLPFPGDPRSYLPSPD; this is encoded by the exons ATGTACAGGGGCCAGGGGCTGCCGCTCCTCCTGCCGCTGCTGGCTGTCTGCCTGG GAGCCCAGGGCCGGAACCAGGAGGAGCGTCTGCTCGCGGACCTGATGCACAACTACGACCCCCACCTGCGGCCCGCGGAGCGCGATTCGGACGTGGTCAACGTCAGCCTGAAACTCACCCTCACCAACCTCATCTCCCTG AATGAGCGAGAGGAGGCCCTCACCACCAATGTGTGGATAGAGATG CAGTGGTGTGACTATCGCCTGCGCTGGGATCCGCAAGACTACGAAGGCCTGTGGGTGCTGAGGGTGCCGTCCACCATGGTGTGGCGGCCGGATGTCGTGCTGGAGAACAA CGTGGACGGCGTGTTCGAGGTGGCCCTCTACTGCAACGTGCTGGTGTCTCCTGACGGATGTGTCTACTGGCTGCCGCCCGCCATCTTCCGCTCCTCCTGCCCCGTCTCTGTCACCTACTTCCCCTTCGACTGGCAGAACTGCTCCCTCGTCTTCCA GTCCCAGACCTACAGCACCAATGAGATCAATTTGCAGCTCAGCCAGGAAGATGGTCAGACCATAGAGTGGATTTTCATCGATCCTGAGGCCTTCACGG AGAACGGGGAGTGGGCCATCCGGCACCGGCCGGCCAAGATGCTGCTGGATGTGGAGGCACCCGCCGAGGAGGCGGGCCACCAGAAGGTGGTCTTCTACCTGCTCATCCAGCGCAAGCCCCTCTTCTACATCATCAACATCATCGCGCCCTGTGTGCTCATCTCCTCGGTCGCCATTCTCATCTACTTCCTTCCTGCCAAGG CGGGGGGCCAGAAGTGTACCGTCGCCATCAACGTGCTCCTGGCCCAGACCGTCTTCCTCTTCCTTGTGGCCAAGAAGGTGCCCGAGACCTCCCAGGCAGTGCCACTTATCAGCAA GTACCTGACCTTCCTCCTGGTGGTGACCATCCTCATTGTTGTGAATGCCGTGGTCGTGCTCAACGTGTCTTTGCggtccccccacacacactccatGGCCCGCAGGGTCCGAAAG GTGTTCCTGCGGCTCTTGCCCCAGCTGTTGCGGATGCACGTTCGCCCACTGGTCCCAGTGGCTGTGCAAGACACGGGGCGCCGGCTGCAGAATGGCTCCTCTCCGGGATGGTCAATCACAGCTGGGGAAGAGGCTGCTCTCTGCCTGCCTCGCAGTGAACTTCTCTTCCGGCAGCGGCAGCGCAACGGGCTGGTGAGGGCAGCGCTGGAGAAGCTAG AGAAAGGCCCGGAGCCAGGGCAGAGCCGGGAGTTGTGTGGCAGCCTGGAGCAGGCCGCCCCGGCCATCCAGGCCTGTGTGGAAGCCTGCAACCTCATTGCCCTTGCCCACCACCAGCAAAGTCACTTTGACAGT GGGAGCGAGGAGTGGTTCTTGGTGGGCCGCGTGCTGGACCGTGTCTGCTTCCTGGCCATGCTCTCCCTTTTTGTCTGTGGCACCGCTGGCATCTTCCTCATGGCCCACTacaaccaggtgccccctcttcCGTTCCCTGGAGACCCCCGCTCCTACCTGCCCTcgcctgactga
- the CHRND gene encoding acetylcholine receptor subunit delta: MEGPVLTLGLLAALVVCGSWGLNEEERLIRHLFEEKGYNKELRPVAHKDESVEVSLALTLSNLISLKEVEETLTTNVWIEHGWTDPRLQWDAEEFGNISVLRLPPDMLWLPEIVLENNNDGSFQISYACNVLVYPSGYVYWLPPAIFRSSCPISVTYFPFDWQNCSLKFSSLKYTAKEITLSLKQEEKEGRSYPVEWIIIDPEGFTENGEWEIVHRPARINVDPGVPLDSPGHQDVTFYLIIRRKPLFYIINILVPCVLISFMINLVFYLPADSGEKTSMAISVLLAQSVFLLLISKRLPATSMAIPLIGKFLLFGMVLVTMVVVICVIVLNIHFRTPSTHVLSEGVKKLFLETLPKLLHMSRPAEDGPSPGALVRRSSSLGYISKAEEYFLLKSRSDLMFEKQSERHGLARRLTTARQPPAGSEQAQQELFSQLKPAVDGANFIVNHMRDQNNYNEEKDCWNRVARTVDRLCLFVVTPIMMVGTAWIFLQGAYNQPPPQPFPGDPFSYHEKDKRFA; the protein is encoded by the exons ATGGAGGGGCCGGTGTTAACGCTGGGGCTGCTGGCTGCCCTGGTCGTGTGTG gcAGCTGGGGCCTGAACGAGGAGGAGCGGCTGATTCGGCACCTGTTTGAAGAGAAGGGCTACAACAAGGAGCTCCGGCCTGTGGCTCACAAAGATGAGAGCGTGGAGGTCTCGCTGGCCCTCACACTCTCCAATCTCATCTCTCTG AAAGAAGTTGAGGAGACCCTCACCACTAACGTGTGGATTGAGCAC GGCTGGACGGACCCCCGGCTGCAGTGGGATGCTGAAGAATTTGGAAATATCAGTGTCCTGCGCCTGCCCCCTGACATGCTGTGGCTCCCAGAGATTGTGCTGGAGAACAA CAACGACGGCTCCTTCCAGATTTCCTACGCCTGCAACGTGCTCGTCTACCCTTCGGGCTACGTGTACTGGCTGCCGCCCGCCATCTTCCGCTCCTCTTGCCCCATCTCCGTCACCTACTTCCCCTTCGACTGGCAGAACTGCTCCCTCAAGTTCAG TTCACTCAAGTACACGGCCAAGGAGATCACCCTGAGTCTGaagcaggaggagaaagagggccGCTCCTATCCTGTGGAGTGGATCATCATCGACCCTGAGGGTTTCACAG aGAACGGGGAGTGGGAGATAGTGCACCGGCCAGCCAGGATCAACGTGGACCCCGGTGTCCCGCTGGACAGTCCCGGCCACCAGGACGTCACCTTCTACCTCATCATCCGCCGCAAGCCCCTCTTCTACATCATCAACATCCTGGTGCCCTGCGTGCTCATCTCCTTCATGATCAACCTGGTCTTCTACCTGCCGGCTGACA GTGGCGAGAAGACGTCGATGGCCATCTCGGTGCTCCTGGCCCAGTCGGTCTTCCTGCTGCTCATCTCCAAGCGGCTGCCCGCCACGTCCATGGCCATCCCCCTCATCGGCAA GTTCCTGCTCTTCGGCATGGTGCTGGTGACCATGGTCGTGGTGATCTGTGTCATCGTGCTCAACATCCACTTTCGCACACCCAGCACCCACGTGCTGTCTGAGGGGGTCAAGAAG CTCTTCCTGGAGACCCTGCCCAAACTCCTACACATGTCCCGCCCGGCAGAGGATGGGCCCAGCCCGGGGGCTCTCGTCCGGAGAAGCAGTTCCCTGGGCTACATCTCCAAGGCCGAGGAGTACTTCTTGCTCAAGTCCCGAAGTGACCTCATGTTTGAGAAGCAGTCGGAGCGGCACGGGCTGGCCCGGCGCCTCACCACCGCAC GCCAGcccccagcaggctctgagcaagcccAGCAGGAGCTCTTCAGTCAGCTGAAGCCAGCCGTGGATGGGGCCAACTTCATCGTCAACCACATGAGGGACCAGAACAATTACAATGAG gaaaAGGACTGCTGGAACCGAGTGGCCCGCACAGTGGACCGACTCTGCCTGTTTGTGGTGACGCCCATCATGATGGTGGGCACGGCCTGGATCTTCCTGCAGGGCGCCTACAACCAGCCCCCACCTCAGCCCTTCCCCGGGGACCCCTTCTCCTACCATGAGAAAGATAAGCGCTTCGCCTAG
- the PRSS56 gene encoding serine protease 56: MLLPVFLLLLLPFPDLPSVAGHPLYMRLPPSTLQALSAQGTKALQAAQRSAQWAVNRVAMEIQHRLHECRGCANHTVPCPGPGRPRPQAQDPATPGPCGERRPSTVNVTRAHGRIVGGSAAPPGAWPWLVRLQVGGQPLCGGVLVAASWVLTAAHCFAGAQNELLWTVTLAEGPRGEQAEEVPVNRILPHPKFDPRTFHNDLALVQLWTPVSWAGAVRPVCLPQGPREPPAGTACAIAGWGALFEDGPEAEAVREARVPLLSADTCKRALGPELHPSSMLCAGYLAGGIDSCQGDSGGPLTCSEPGPRPKEVLYGVTSWGDGCGEPGKPGVYTRVAVFKDWLQEQMSAIPSSREPSCRELLAWDPPAEPQADAAPPCAFYSRLCSGPAVACARLAQQQCLQRRRRCELRSLAHTLLGLLRGAQDLLGPSPGMRRLAPALARSALSLLEPPRHPAREQRLHPGSRAAGARFPKRRPEQRKEGNGCPGLETLQQKLATLQGTHAWILQVPSEHLAMDFHEVLADLGSKTLTGLFRAWVRAGLGGQHVVFGGLVGLEPATMARSLPRLLVQALQAFRLAALAEAEGPQMGAR; the protein is encoded by the exons ATGCTGCTGCCTgtgtttctgctgctgctgctgcccttcCCAGACCTACCGTCTGTCGCTGGGCACCCACTGTACATGCGCCTGCCCCCCAGCACCCTGCAAG CTCTGTCAGCCCAGGGGACGAAAGCGCTGCAGGCTGCCCAGAGGAGCGCCCAGTGGGCAGTAAATCGAGTGGCAATGGAGATCCAGCACAGACTCCACGAGTGCAGAGGCTGTGCCAACCACACGGTCCCGTGCCCGG GACCCGGGCGTCCTAGGCCACAAGCGCAGGATCCAGCCACCCCAG GGCCGTGTGGCGAGCGGCGCCCGAGCACTGTCAACGTGACGCGTGCCCACGGCCGCATTGTCGGAGGTAGCGCTGCGCCCCCGGGGGCCTGGCCCTGGCTGGTGAGGCTGCAAGTCGGAGGGCAGCCTCTGTGCGGCGGCGTCCTGGTGGCGGCGTCCTGGGTACTCACCGCGGCGCACTGCTTCGCGGG CGCCCAGAACGAGCTTCTGTGGACGGTGACGCTGGCCGAGGGCCCCCGGGGGGAGCAAGCGGAGGAGGTGCCGGTGAACCGCATCTTGCCCCACCCCAAG TTTGACCCGCGGACCTTCCACAACGACCTGGCCCTCGTGCAGCTGTGGACGCcggtgagctgggcaggggccgTGCGCCCTGTGTGCCTGCCCCAGGGGCCCCGGGAGCCCCCAGCCGGCACGGCTTGCGCCATCGCGGGCTGGGGGGCCCTCTTCGAAG ACGGGCCTGAGGCTGAGGCGGTCAGGGAGGCCCGAGTGCCCCTGCTCAGTGCTGACACCTGCAAAAGGGCCTTGGGGCCCGAGCTGCACCCCAGCAGCATGCTCTGTGCCGGCTACCTGGCCGGGGGCATCGACTCATGCCAG GGTGACTCCGGAGGCCCCCTGACATGTTCTGAGCCTGGCCCCCGCCCCAAGGAGGTCCTGTACGGGGTCACCTCCTGGGGGGACGGATGCGGAGAGCCAGGGAAGCCCGGAGTCTACACTCGAGTGGCCGTGTTCAAGGACTGGCTCCAGGAGCAGATGAGCG CAATCCCCTCCAGCCGGGAACCCAGCTGCCGGGAGCTTCTGGCCTGGGACCCGCCCGCGGAGCCGCAGGCAGACGCCGCCCCGCCGTGCGCCTTCTACTCCCGCCTGTGCTCCGGGCCCGCGGTCGCCTGTGCGCGTCTGGCGCAACAGCAGTGCCTGCAGCGCCGGAGGCGATGCG AGCTGCGCTCGCTGGCGCACACCCTCCTGGGCCTGCTGCGGGGCGCTCAGGACCTGCTCGGCCCGAGCCCAGGGATGCGGCGTCTGGCCCCAGCCCTGGCTCGCTCCGCTCTGTCGCTCCtagagcctcccaggcaccctgcccGCGAGCAGCGGCTACACCCAG GATCGCGGGCTGCAGGCGCGCGGTTCCCGAAGCGGAGACCAGAGCAGCGCAAGGAAGGGAACG GCTGCCCTGGGTTGGAGACGCTGCAACAGAAGTTGGCCACCCTTCAAGGCACCCATGCCTGGATCCTACAGGTCCCATCAGAGCACTTGGCCATGGACTTCCATGAG GTCCTGGCAGATCTGGGCTCCAAGACACTGACCGGCCTCTTCCGAGCCTGGGTGCGGGCAGGCTTGGGGGGCCAGCATGTGGTCTTTGGTGGCCTGGTGGGCCTGGAGCCAGCCACGATGGCCCGCAGCCTTCCCCGGTTGCTGGTGCAGGCCCTGCAGGCCTTCCGCTTGGCCGCcctggcagaggcagagggaccTCAGATGGGTGCAAGGTAG